CGTCTTGATCCCCTCCGACAGCCGCGACTCGCTCAGGATGTCCGAGATCGCCAGCCGGCCACCCGGCCGGAGCACGCGTGCGACCTCCTCGAACACCCGGTCTTTCTCCGCCGAGAGGTTGATCACGCCGTTCGAGATCACGACGTCGAACGAGTCGTCCGGAACGGGCAGCTCCTCGATGTAGGACTTCTGGAACGTGACGGTCTCGAAGCCCGCCTCGTCCCGGAGCGTCCGGGCCTTCCCGAGCTGTTCGTCGGTCATGTCCACCCCGGTGACGCTCCCGGAGTCGCCGGCGTGCAACGCCGCGACGAAGACGTCCATCCCCGAGCCGCTGCCCAGATCGAGGACGTCCTCGCCCTCCGAAATGTCGGCGAGATCGAAGTGGTAGCCGACGCCCGCGAACGAGTCGATCGCCTCTCGAGGGATGCGATCGAGGTCGGCTGGCGGGTAGCCCAGCCGTTCGGCGAGTTCGCGGCCGGTCTCGAAGTGGAACTCCTCGTCCGGCCGTTCGGCGACCTCGCGGTAGACCGCCTTCACCTCGCGTTCGAGCTTCTCGACGTCGAGCGATTCGGATTCGGCCATCTCACTCACCCCCCGCCGGCTCGATGTTCTGGTTCACGTGGAAGAGGTTCTCCGGGTCGTAGGTCGTCTTTACCTCGCGGAGGCGGTCGTAGTTCTCCCCGTAGGTCGCCCGGACCCGATCGGTGCCCTCCTCCATCATGAAGTTGACGTACGCGCCGCCCGCCGAGTGCGGGTGCAGCGCCTCCCAGTACGACCGCGCCCACTCGCGGAGGCGATCCGCGTTCTCCGGCTCCGGGTCGACGCCCGCGATCACCATCGACCAGGTGGCGTCGCGATACGCCCAGGCGGTTTCGTCCTCCTCGACGCGGTGGACCGCCCCGTCTATGGGATAGAGGTGCATCGTCGACTTCGTCGTCGGGACCTCCGCGAACCGGGCGTGTTCGGCGATCGCCTCGTCGGTCAGCTCGTCGACGAAGTCGCCCTTCCAGTACCACTGCTCGCCGGAGGGGTAGAGGTCGTCGAACAGGCTCTGGAGCGCGGGATACGGCATCTCGCCGACGTGCTCGAACAGCGGATCGGCCGCCTCGCGCGCCGGGTTCAGCACCTCGTCGATCCCCTCCGGGTCCCCCAGGTAACACCACACCAGCCCGCAGACCTTCTCGCCGTGGATCTCCTCGGGGAACGGCTCGCCCGGCACCTCGGCCGTGAGGTAGAAGGCGTAGACGTCCTCGGGAGCCTCGGGCAGCCACTCGCGGTACCATCGCATCGTCTCCTCGAGGTCGTCGATCGACCAGAACATCGGGCCAGCGACGACCGTCTCGACCGGGTGGAGTGCGAACTCGAAGCTCGCCACGACGCCGAAGTTCCCGCCGCCGCCGCGCAGCCCCCAGAACAGGTCGGGGTTCTCCGTCTCGCTCGCCCGAACGAGTCGGCCGTCGGCCAGCACGACGTCCGCGCCCAGCAGGTTGTCGATCGTCAGGCCGTACTTCCGGGTGAGGTAGCCGTGTCCGCCGCCGAGGGTGAGGCCGCCGACGCCGGTCGTCGAGACCACCCCGCTCACGGTCGCCAGCCCGAACTCGTGCGTGGCGTGATCGACGTCACCCCACGTACAGCCGGGCTCGACGCGAGCGGTCCTCGTCTCCGGGTCGACACGGATGCCTTTCATCTCCGAGAGGTCGATCACCAGCCCGTCGTCGACGGTGCTCAGGCCGGCGCCGTTGTGCCCGCCGCTCCGGATCGCCACGTCGAGTTCGTGCTCGCGAGCGAGGTTCACCGCCCCGATCACGTCGCTCACGTTCGCACATCGGGCGATCAACCCCGGCCGGCGGTCGATCATCGCGTTGTAGATCGTGCGCGCCTCGTCGTAGACAGCCCCGTCGCCCGGACCGATCACCTCCCCCCGCGAGCGTTCCGCGAACTCCTTCACTGCCGTCTCGTCTAACGTCGGGCTCTCTGTCGCCATGTTCGTCTCCCGTCGGAGGTGCGTGTGGTATAGTGACATAGCTACCGCGTGCAATCGGCGCAAGCGGTGACCGATCCGCAGCCCCCGGGCACGGATCACCGGCTGCAACGGAGCCGATCGGTCACGGACGGCGGATACCCGGGCTCGGACGCGACGGACGCGTCCGAGCCCGCTCATACGGACTGCTGCAGTCTGTACCGCCCGGACCGGTACCTGCCTCTCGGTCCGAGCGGTAACCAGGTACAGCAGTCCGTATCAGACCGCGTCCGGCGGCCCGAACGACCGCGCCTCCTCGCGGTAGGACTCGTATGTCGTCTCCGCCCACTCGCGGACCTCCCGGGAGTCGGTGTCGATCAGCACGCGCACGCTCCCGCTGTCGGGATCGTAGCCGCTGATCCCGACGCGATCGTCGAAGAGCGCGAGGCCATAGGTCGGCAGGTCGTCGTGGACGCGGATCGTGAGGTTCCCGCTCTCGATCGACTCCGAACAGTGCTCCCGGTAGGTGGAGACGACGTACCGCGCGACGCCCGGCGGGTCGACGATCTCCGTCTCCATGCCCGCCACGATCAGGCGCCGGAAGTCGTCCCGGCACGGCTCGACGAGCGCGAGGTCGAAGCCGACGAACCGGAACCGTTCGGTCCCCTCCAACAGCGTGACGAACCGGTTTACGGGCCGATAGGGGTCCTCCGCGACGGCGACGGTCACCGTCGCGTCCGAGACCATCTCGATACTGAGGCCGTCGACATCGGCCGAGATAAGCCCCCAGACGTCGCGGAGCGCGCGCTCGGTCTCGATCCGGTCGATCAGCTCGGCCATCCCCCCCGCGACGAACGCCCCCAGCTGTGTCGCCTCGTACCGGTGGCCGTTCTTCTGGACCCAGCGGCGCTTTTCGAACTCACAGAGGAGCCGGCCGACCGTCGAGGAGGAGGCCTCCGTCAGCTCCTGAAGCTCCCTCCGACTTCGCGACGTCTCCGACAGCGCCGCGAGCGCGCTCACCCGGTAAGGCGAGCGCGCGAGGAACTCGATGTCACTGAGCGTCGAGTCCATGGTAGCGGCTAACATGGTACCAGTACACGTGCAGTCGACATAGTTATTCGGACCTCCCTACTCGCCGATAACACGCCTCTCGCCGCCGAGCAGCGGGGAGTTCCCGTTCGCGAGTCGGACGGGCGGACCGACTCACTCGCGGAGCAGCGCCGCCCGGAGGGCGTCGCTCCCCTCGACCACCTCGTCCGCAACGGAGAGGTCCGAAGCCCCGCCGTCCCCGTGGAAGCCGATCGTCCACAGGCCGGCGCGCGAAGCGGCGCGCGCGCCCGCCGTCGAGTCCTCGACCGCGACACAGACGTCGGGCGAGAGACCGAGTTCGGCGACCCCCCGCTCGTAGATGTCCGGTGCGGGCTTTCCCGGTCCGTCGAGGGTTTCGGCGCTCACCACCGCGTCGAAGTAGGAGAGGAGATCGAACCGGTCGTCGACGAGCGCGATCCAGTCGACCGGCGAGGATGTCGTGAGCGCGAGCGCGACCCCCCGCTCACGGAGCGTCGAGAGCAGGTCGTGTGCGCCGGGGAGCAACGTCGCGTGCTCGGCGTAGATCTCCTCGCCCGCCGCCTCGAACAGCGCCTCGAACTCCTCACGCGTCACCGCGAGGTCGTACTCGCTCTCCAATTCGGGGTAGAGCTCCGCGTAGTTCCGCCCCGTGATCGCCGACATCGGGATCTCGTCGT
This region of Halalkalicoccus sp. CGA53 genomic DNA includes:
- a CDS encoding FAD-binding oxidoreductase, with the translated sequence MATESPTLDETAVKEFAERSRGEVIGPGDGAVYDEARTIYNAMIDRRPGLIARCANVSDVIGAVNLAREHELDVAIRSGGHNGAGLSTVDDGLVIDLSEMKGIRVDPETRTARVEPGCTWGDVDHATHEFGLATVSGVVSTTGVGGLTLGGGHGYLTRKYGLTIDNLLGADVVLADGRLVRASETENPDLFWGLRGGGGNFGVVASFEFALHPVETVVAGPMFWSIDDLEETMRWYREWLPEAPEDVYAFYLTAEVPGEPFPEEIHGEKVCGLVWCYLGDPEGIDEVLNPAREAADPLFEHVGEMPYPALQSLFDDLYPSGEQWYWKGDFVDELTDEAIAEHARFAEVPTTKSTMHLYPIDGAVHRVEEDETAWAYRDATWSMVIAGVDPEPENADRLREWARSYWEALHPHSAGGAYVNFMMEEGTDRVRATYGENYDRLREVKTTYDPENLFHVNQNIEPAGGE
- a CDS encoding methyltransferase domain-containing protein — translated: MAESESLDVEKLEREVKAVYREVAERPDEEFHFETGRELAERLGYPPADLDRIPREAIDSFAGVGYHFDLADISEGEDVLDLGSGSGMDVFVAALHAGDSGSVTGVDMTDEQLGKARTLRDEAGFETVTFQKSYIEELPVPDDSFDVVISNGVINLSAEKDRVFEEVARVLRPGGRLAISDILSESRLSEGIKTNADLWAACIGGAEQVDDYTTTIERAGLKVSELRDNSAYEFTSEQAKGACSTYGVKSVSLRAETR
- a CDS encoding helix-turn-helix transcriptional regulator yields the protein MLAATMDSTLSDIEFLARSPYRVSALAALSETSRSRRELQELTEASSSTVGRLLCEFEKRRWVQKNGHRYEATQLGAFVAGGMAELIDRIETERALRDVWGLISADVDGLSIEMVSDATVTVAVAEDPYRPVNRFVTLLEGTERFRFVGFDLALVEPCRDDFRRLIVAGMETEIVDPPGVARYVVSTYREHCSESIESGNLTIRVHDDLPTYGLALFDDRVGISGYDPDSGSVRVLIDTDSREVREWAETTYESYREEARSFGPPDAV
- a CDS encoding HAD family hydrolase — protein: MNGVCFDMDGVLIHSEEFWVERQREHILPTAALDDEIPMSAITGRNYAELYPELESEYDLAVTREEFEALFEAAGEEIYAEHATLLPGAHDLLSTLRERGVALALTTSSPVDWIALVDDRFDLLSYFDAVVSAETLDGPGKPAPDIYERGVAELGLSPDVCVAVEDSTAGARAASRAGLWTIGFHGDGGASDLSVADEVVEGSDALRAALLRE